A single window of Candidatus Neomarinimicrobiota bacterium DNA harbors:
- a CDS encoding sulfite exporter TauE/SafE family protein, with the protein MLENLTPLNLAAVLLIGASAGFINVLAGGGSFLTLPLLIFLGLPPNIANGTNRLAILMQNTFAVGSFMKKKVIPGQFALKAALFTVPGGIIGAWLATLVSNAQFKFSLAMVMIVMSLFTLFASNKQKGDPIDPDEYIGKWLGPGIGYFFVGIYGGYIQAGVGFLVLSVLLWQNINLVHGNAVKLTIIFFFTAIALIIFAWNGQVNWAMGAMLGVGNMVGAWLGTHVAIKKGHKFIKHVVTVAVIGFAIKLLIDM; encoded by the coding sequence ATGCTTGAAAATTTAACCCCACTAAATCTTGCAGCTGTGCTATTGATAGGAGCCAGTGCTGGCTTCATCAATGTGCTGGCTGGTGGTGGTTCATTTTTGACCCTGCCCCTCCTCATTTTTCTGGGACTACCCCCCAATATTGCCAACGGTACCAATCGTCTGGCCATCCTCATGCAGAACACCTTTGCTGTGGGTAGTTTCATGAAGAAAAAGGTAATTCCAGGTCAATTCGCTCTGAAAGCCGCCCTTTTTACAGTTCCCGGAGGAATTATCGGTGCCTGGCTGGCCACCCTGGTCAGTAATGCCCAGTTTAAATTCAGTCTGGCTATGGTGATGATTGTCATGTCCCTGTTTACGCTGTTTGCCTCGAATAAGCAGAAGGGGGATCCCATTGATCCAGATGAGTATATTGGCAAATGGCTGGGTCCTGGAATAGGCTACTTTTTTGTAGGTATTTATGGTGGTTATATCCAGGCAGGAGTGGGTTTTCTGGTATTATCCGTCTTGCTATGGCAGAACATCAATCTGGTCCATGGCAATGCTGTTAAACTGACTATTATATTTTTCTTTACGGCGATTGCCCTCATCATTTTTGCCTGGAATGGTCAGGTAAATTGGGCCATGGGTGCCATGTTAGGTGTGGGGAATATGGTTGGTGCCTGGTTGGGGACACATGTTGCCATTAAAAAAGGTCATAAATTTATAAAGCATGTGGTAACCGTTGCTGTCATCGGTTTTGCAATTAAACTATTGATAGATATGTAA
- the rplS gene encoding 50S ribosomal protein L19 — protein MNKVDNLVAGQLKTDLPDFKPGDTVAVDVKVIEGQKERIQVYEGNVIARTGKGITATFTVRKISNGVGVERIFPLHAPTVAGVKVLRRGKVRRAKLYYLRKLRGKKARIKEARDF, from the coding sequence ATGAACAAAGTAGATAACCTGGTTGCCGGGCAGCTAAAAACTGATTTGCCTGATTTCAAGCCAGGTGATACTGTTGCAGTTGATGTAAAAGTTATCGAAGGCCAAAAAGAAAGAATTCAGGTCTATGAGGGTAATGTGATTGCCCGCACTGGTAAAGGTATCACTGCTACATTTACAGTTAGAAAAATTTCAAATGGTGTTGGTGTTGAGAGAATATTTCCTCTCCATGCTCCCACTGTTGCAGGTGTGAAGGTATTGCGTCGCGGTAAAGTACGTCGCGCCAAACTATACTATCTTCGCAAACTGCGCGGGAAAAAAGCCAGAATCAAGGAAGCACGCGATTTCTAA
- the trmD gene encoding tRNA (guanosine(37)-N1)-methyltransferase TrmD, whose amino-acid sequence MIIDVITTFPETLDAFREMGIVGRAFDNGLAEMKCWDIRDFSDDTYKHIDDVPYGGGAGMIIKPDPLFRAFEAVAEYRKNTGHRIFLTPQGKPFQQDDAERLVETPHVVLLCGRYKGIDQRVRDELIDEEISLGDFVLSGGEIAAFAVIDAMVRLLPGAVSDDESTKSDTFPVGLLDAPYYTRPAEYRGIKVPDVLLSGHHAQIENWREQQRLERTKVKRPDLFHRYMRGLEESNEQSR is encoded by the coding sequence ATGATAATAGATGTCATCACTACTTTTCCTGAGACTCTGGATGCATTTCGCGAAATGGGAATTGTAGGAAGAGCCTTTGACAATGGCCTGGCTGAAATGAAATGCTGGGATATTAGAGATTTTTCTGATGATACCTACAAACACATCGATGATGTGCCTTATGGGGGAGGAGCCGGGATGATTATTAAACCGGATCCCTTGTTCAGAGCTTTTGAAGCCGTTGCAGAATACCGCAAAAATACAGGCCATCGCATCTTTCTCACCCCCCAAGGGAAACCTTTTCAGCAGGATGATGCTGAAAGATTGGTTGAGACTCCCCATGTGGTACTGCTCTGTGGCAGATACAAGGGTATTGACCAAAGAGTGAGAGATGAACTCATTGATGAGGAAATCAGTCTGGGAGATTTTGTACTCTCAGGTGGTGAGATCGCAGCCTTTGCAGTTATTGATGCCATGGTTCGATTGTTGCCAGGTGCTGTCAGTGATGATGAATCTACAAAATCGGACACTTTTCCTGTTGGATTATTGGACGCACCGTATTATACCCGCCCCGCTGAGTACCGGGGAATAAAAGTACCCGACGTGCTGCTCTCTGGGCACCACGCGCAGATTGAAAATTGGAGAGAACAGCAACGTCTTGAGCGAACAAAAGTTAAACGCCCAGACTTGTTCCATAGATATATGAGAGGACTGGAGGAAAGTAATGAACAAAGTAGATAA
- the rimM gene encoding 16S rRNA processing protein RimM, whose protein sequence is MHSAEVNRTAIGMVRKPHGIKGGLKVTLYSIDLDTLQTMEQLFVNTGNEWKQLTLGNCQGYDDFAILSFNEIPDRTEAEAYRDREIFALRDDMPELSDDEFFIDDLIDCDVVDENNKNLGKVIEILSPGAHDVLLIQQGDSETLVPLVDEWVVSVDLVGRRIQINSPEEIV, encoded by the coding sequence ATGCATTCAGCAGAGGTGAATAGAACCGCCATTGGCATGGTTCGTAAACCTCATGGTATAAAAGGGGGCCTCAAGGTGACCCTGTACAGTATCGACCTTGACACGCTCCAGACCATGGAGCAGCTTTTTGTAAATACGGGTAATGAATGGAAGCAACTCACGCTAGGAAATTGTCAGGGTTATGATGACTTTGCCATTCTTAGCTTCAATGAAATTCCAGATCGAACCGAGGCCGAAGCGTATCGCGACAGAGAAATATTTGCTCTCCGCGATGACATGCCGGAATTGAGTGACGATGAATTTTTCATCGATGATCTCATTGATTGTGACGTGGTTGACGAGAACAATAAAAACCTGGGCAAGGTTATTGAGATTCTAAGTCCGGGTGCTCATGATGTCCTGCTCATTCAGCAGGGTGACTCTGAAACCCTGGTTCCACTGGTTGATGAATGGGTCGTTAGCGTCGATTTAGTAGGTCGCAGAATCCAGATAAACAGTCCTGAGGAGATAGTATGA
- a CDS encoding KH domain-containing protein, with protein MKEFVEFVAKSLVDNPDDVEVNQVDSERVTIFELRVAKEDIGKVIGRQGRTAKAFRTLLAAISAKAGTNRAMLEIIE; from the coding sequence ATGAAAGAGTTCGTAGAGTTTGTAGCGAAGAGTCTGGTTGATAATCCAGATGATGTTGAAGTCAATCAAGTTGACAGCGAACGGGTGACCATCTTCGAACTAAGGGTAGCCAAGGAGGACATTGGCAAAGTAATTGGTCGTCAAGGCCGCACAGCCAAAGCCTTCCGCACGCTGCTAGCTGCGATTTCAGCAAAGGCCGGTACCAACCGCGCCATGCTCGAGATCATCGAATAG
- the rpsP gene encoding 30S ribosomal protein S16 — MAVKIRLKRMGKKKQPFYRIVVADSRAPRDGRSIEKIGHYNPIPDPAELVIDEERLFHWMDQGAKPSDTVFSLLRGRGLTLKYELVSRNADEATISKEMHKWELARDERGKKVAAVESAKLAAAETAKQAEEEAAQKAEEAEEATKQAAEAEEAAEQVEETEEAAEVVEEVAEVAAEEPVEAPAEGTEKQDS; from the coding sequence TTGGCTGTTAAAATCAGACTGAAGCGGATGGGCAAGAAGAAACAACCTTTCTACAGAATAGTTGTTGCAGATTCACGTGCCCCTCGCGACGGAAGATCAATCGAAAAAATTGGACATTATAACCCGATTCCAGATCCAGCAGAACTTGTGATTGATGAAGAACGACTTTTTCATTGGATGGATCAGGGTGCAAAGCCCAGTGATACAGTATTTAGCTTGCTGCGTGGACGCGGACTTACACTCAAGTATGAGTTGGTTAGCCGCAATGCAGATGAAGCTACCATTAGCAAAGAGATGCATAAATGGGAACTAGCCCGCGATGAACGGGGCAAAAAAGTAGCCGCAGTAGAGTCAGCCAAGCTGGCCGCCGCTGAGACTGCAAAGCAGGCTGAAGAAGAGGCCGCACAAAAAGCTGAAGAAGCAGAAGAGGCCACTAAGCAGGCCGCAGAAGCTGAGGAAGCCGCTGAACAGGTCGAAGAGACTGAAGAAGCTGCTGAGGTAGTTGAAGAAGTTGCTGAAGTAGCCGCAGAAGAACCTGTCGAAGCACCTGCTGAAGGTACGGAGAAGCAAGATTCTTAA
- the ffh gene encoding signal recognition particle protein — MLEQLSQNLEGIFKKLRGQGKLSEANISDAMREVRRALLEADVNYKVVRTFINSIKEKALGSEVLRSITPGQQIVKIIHEELIILLGEKTATLELSGNPAIILLVGLQGSGKTTTSAKLARNLRKSGRQPLLVACDVYRPAAITQLQVLGKQLDIPVYADEGNLDVVQIAQAAIRESVRYPANVVIIDTAGRLHVDADMMDEVKRLQQALKPAETLFVADAMTGQDAVNAAGTFAESVDLTGIILTKLDGDARGGAALSVREVTGKPIKYIGVGEHLDKLETFHPDRMAGRILGMGDIVSLVEKAQQDIDVDEAAKLEEKMLKNTFDLEDFKQQLKQLKSMGPIGDLMSMIPGVKGIKDVDIDEKRLTRIEGIINSMTLVERRRPQILDGSRRKRIARGSGTKVQDVNQLIKQFQSMRKMMKKFGKMNKRQLMKNLPMGF, encoded by the coding sequence ATGCTAGAACAACTGTCACAAAATCTGGAAGGCATATTTAAGAAACTTCGCGGTCAAGGGAAGTTATCTGAAGCCAATATTTCAGACGCCATGCGGGAAGTTCGTCGTGCTCTGCTTGAAGCTGATGTCAACTACAAAGTCGTTCGAACTTTCATCAACTCCATAAAGGAAAAAGCTCTCGGTTCTGAAGTCCTGCGTTCTATCACGCCAGGTCAACAAATCGTGAAGATCATCCATGAAGAATTGATCATCCTCCTGGGAGAAAAAACAGCAACTCTTGAACTGTCAGGAAATCCAGCCATCATCCTCTTGGTGGGTCTCCAGGGTTCAGGAAAAACAACCACATCAGCAAAACTGGCAAGAAATTTACGGAAAAGCGGTCGACAACCACTCCTTGTGGCTTGTGACGTTTACCGTCCTGCAGCCATAACCCAGCTTCAGGTACTTGGGAAACAATTGGATATTCCTGTTTACGCAGACGAAGGTAATCTTGACGTTGTTCAGATTGCACAGGCTGCCATCAGGGAATCTGTGCGTTACCCTGCCAATGTGGTAATTATCGATACTGCTGGTCGATTACATGTTGATGCAGACATGATGGATGAAGTAAAACGACTGCAACAAGCCCTGAAACCTGCAGAGACTCTGTTTGTGGCGGATGCCATGACAGGACAGGATGCTGTAAACGCAGCCGGTACCTTTGCAGAATCAGTGGATCTTACAGGTATTATCCTTACCAAACTTGATGGTGACGCCCGTGGTGGTGCAGCTTTGTCTGTACGTGAAGTCACTGGAAAACCCATCAAATATATTGGTGTTGGTGAGCACCTGGACAAGCTGGAGACATTCCATCCGGACCGAATGGCTGGTCGCATTTTAGGGATGGGAGATATTGTTTCCCTTGTGGAAAAAGCTCAGCAAGATATTGATGTCGATGAAGCTGCAAAACTTGAAGAAAAAATGCTCAAAAACACCTTCGATCTGGAGGACTTTAAGCAACAGTTAAAACAGCTGAAATCCATGGGGCCAATAGGTGATTTAATGTCTATGATCCCCGGTGTAAAAGGAATAAAAGATGTTGATATTGATGAAAAAAGGTTGACTAGGATTGAAGGAATCATTAACTCTATGACCCTTGTGGAAAGGCGTCGTCCGCAGATACTTGATGGAAGTCGTCGAAAAAGAATAGCAAGAGGGTCTGGGACAAAGGTTCAAGATGTGAACCAGTTGATTAAGCAGTTCCAGTCCATGCGGAAGATGATGAAGAAATTTGGAAAAATGAATAAAAGGCAGTTAATGAAAAATCTGCCTATGGGATTTTAA
- a CDS encoding class I SAM-dependent methyltransferase has product MAITHLKPESYPTWKEYYWTYQNKLAELHYLPLFEAWGVPMTGKKVLDVGCGDGGFTAALAEAGAISTGVEIRDFGWEKTHANLRFIQQDILADDAQSILGDDYDIIILRDVIEHISLERKHEFMNALRKFTSSKGIILMSFPPFYSPFGLHQQTFLKSLLKKLPYLGWIPGSFLDILLKLLGESDKARADVKEIRECRMTIRRFKKLVKELNYSIANEKYYLIRPSHELRYGWKLRESRLAKIPILREIFILGSVFKLSIGQE; this is encoded by the coding sequence ATGGCAATCACACATCTCAAACCAGAATCCTACCCAACCTGGAAAGAATATTACTGGACCTATCAGAATAAATTAGCTGAACTCCACTACCTCCCCCTTTTTGAAGCGTGGGGGGTTCCCATGACAGGTAAGAAAGTGTTGGATGTAGGGTGCGGAGATGGTGGGTTTACAGCTGCTCTCGCTGAAGCAGGGGCAATCAGTACTGGGGTGGAGATCAGGGATTTTGGATGGGAGAAAACCCATGCCAATTTGCGGTTTATCCAACAGGATATCCTTGCAGATGATGCCCAGTCAATTCTGGGAGATGATTATGATATTATCATTCTCCGGGATGTCATCGAGCACATATCCCTGGAGCGTAAGCACGAGTTTATGAATGCTTTACGGAAATTCACCTCATCAAAGGGCATCATTTTAATGAGCTTTCCACCCTTCTATTCTCCCTTTGGTCTACATCAACAAACGTTTCTGAAATCTCTGTTAAAAAAACTGCCTTATCTGGGCTGGATTCCAGGCTCATTCCTCGACATTCTACTCAAGCTGTTGGGGGAATCCGATAAAGCTCGAGCCGATGTAAAAGAGATTCGTGAATGTCGTATGACCATCAGAAGATTTAAGAAATTAGTGAAAGAACTAAACTACTCCATTGCCAATGAGAAATATTATCTGATTCGACCCTCGCATGAGTTGCGCTATGGGTGGAAATTGAGAGAATCCCGGCTGGCCAAGATACCCATATTGAGAGAGATATTTATTTTGGGGTCGGTGTTTAAATTATCAATAGGTCAAGAATAG
- a CDS encoding Na(+)-translocating NADH-quinone reductase subunit A — protein sequence MGVFKLKKGYDIALQGSAERRIEKAPKTTAVAVQPIDFRGLRPAMKVEAGDTVSRGSILFVDKQKPEILFRSPAAGTVREVVRGERRVIQRVIIDVAGDSVEKFDSYTADQVKALSTSQVKGILLNSGLWPTIRQRPFSRIATSDASPKSIFISAVDTAPLQAESDMLLEGQEKNFQLGIQLLSKLTDGKIHLSVSARTKAFFSNITGVELHEFSGPHPAGNVGVQIHHVDRIQAGEKVWYLSPRHVSQIGRFLSTGEYPGSKTYALTGSELEKRHYVTGTEGALVSDLVDVALNNSTQRVISGNVLTGAKSSSRGFVGFYDDMITVVPELEGRRFFGWLRLGINANSFWPMFLSKLTPKKKLSPTTDMNGEERAFVSTGEYEKVVPMDVLPVHLCKAILVEDIELMEQLGIYEVAPEDLALCSYICPSKIEFGNIILKGIETMEKEG from the coding sequence ATGGGAGTGTTTAAACTTAAAAAGGGCTATGACATAGCGCTGCAAGGCAGTGCCGAGCGACGTATAGAAAAAGCCCCAAAAACCACAGCGGTTGCAGTCCAACCCATCGATTTTCGAGGGCTCCGGCCTGCCATGAAAGTCGAAGCGGGAGATACAGTCAGCCGAGGATCAATACTTTTTGTTGATAAGCAGAAGCCTGAGATTCTTTTTAGATCACCAGCTGCTGGAACGGTTCGCGAAGTGGTCCGTGGAGAGCGACGAGTGATTCAACGCGTCATCATTGATGTAGCTGGAGATTCTGTTGAAAAATTCGATAGTTATACTGCAGACCAGGTCAAAGCCCTCTCAACCAGCCAGGTCAAAGGAATTTTACTCAACAGCGGACTCTGGCCTACAATTCGGCAACGGCCTTTTAGCAGAATTGCTACTTCGGATGCTTCACCCAAATCCATTTTCATTTCGGCTGTGGACACGGCTCCTCTCCAGGCAGAATCTGATATGCTCCTGGAAGGCCAGGAAAAGAACTTTCAGCTGGGAATTCAATTGCTTTCAAAGCTGACAGATGGGAAAATCCATCTCTCTGTCTCAGCTCGTACCAAAGCATTTTTCTCCAACATAACAGGTGTAGAGCTGCACGAGTTTTCAGGTCCCCATCCAGCAGGAAATGTTGGTGTTCAAATCCATCATGTCGATCGTATTCAAGCTGGTGAAAAAGTATGGTACTTGTCTCCCCGTCACGTTTCTCAGATCGGTAGGTTTTTAAGTACCGGGGAATATCCAGGATCCAAAACATACGCATTAACCGGATCAGAGCTTGAGAAACGACACTATGTCACTGGTACTGAAGGTGCTCTGGTAAGTGATCTTGTCGATGTTGCTCTGAACAATAGCACCCAGCGTGTTATTTCTGGGAATGTCCTCACTGGCGCTAAAAGCTCATCTCGAGGATTTGTAGGTTTTTACGATGATATGATCACGGTTGTGCCTGAGCTTGAGGGTCGGCGATTTTTTGGATGGTTAAGACTGGGAATAAACGCCAACAGTTTCTGGCCCATGTTTCTGTCAAAACTTACCCCCAAAAAGAAACTCTCTCCCACTACTGATATGAATGGTGAAGAACGAGCTTTCGTTTCCACTGGTGAATACGAGAAAGTTGTACCCATGGATGTGTTACCGGTCCATCTCTGCAAAGCCATTCTGGTCGAGGATATTGAACTCATGGAACAATTAGGCATCTATGAAGTTGCCCCGGAGGATCTTGCTTTGTGTAGTTACATCTGTCCCTCGAAGATTGAGTTTGGAAATATCATTCTAAAGGGTATTGAAACCATGGAAAAGGAGGGTTGA
- a CDS encoding NADH:ubiquinone reductase (Na(+)-transporting) subunit B, translating into MKALQKFLATLDLKIKEGPFKIVHPMFGAFNTMLFTPGHGTTTGPHIRDSIDMKRFMGIVIFALVPSILVGAYNVGAQAGVEGLFAAFMFGFLKLLPIIVVTYAVGLGWEMIFGHINGHDIHEGFLVTGILLPLTLPPTIPLWQVAVAVSFGTVIGKEVFGGTGMNLLNPALTARAFLFFTYPGNISGDSVWKAVDGFSGATPLAAAAASTGPAVEALNSAGFSLSNMFFGFVPGSIGETSTIAILIGAAILLITGVGSWRIMLATTLGAYGMALIVQFFGGDVAGGMRSLPAHYHLVMGGFMFGMVFMATDPVSAAGTNAGKWAYGILIGVMAILIRVFNPAYPEGMMLAILFGNVFSPMIDHFVVQANIKRRLNYGK; encoded by the coding sequence ATGAAAGCTCTCCAAAAATTCTTAGCCACACTGGATCTAAAGATTAAGGAAGGTCCTTTCAAGATTGTACATCCCATGTTTGGTGCCTTCAACACCATGTTATTTACACCAGGTCATGGTACGACAACTGGACCTCATATCAGAGACTCTATTGATATGAAGCGCTTTATGGGCATTGTTATCTTCGCCCTGGTGCCTAGTATTCTGGTTGGCGCTTACAATGTGGGTGCTCAGGCCGGTGTAGAGGGATTATTTGCTGCCTTTATGTTTGGCTTTCTAAAATTGCTCCCCATTATTGTGGTGACCTATGCCGTAGGTCTGGGATGGGAAATGATCTTTGGTCATATCAATGGCCATGACATTCATGAAGGATTCCTGGTCACGGGTATCTTACTGCCCCTGACCCTGCCCCCCACCATTCCACTCTGGCAAGTTGCTGTTGCTGTTTCATTTGGAACGGTCATCGGCAAGGAAGTCTTTGGTGGTACGGGTATGAATTTGTTGAACCCGGCATTAACCGCTCGCGCTTTTCTCTTTTTCACATATCCTGGAAATATTTCTGGGGATAGTGTCTGGAAAGCAGTGGATGGATTTTCCGGAGCAACACCCCTGGCTGCAGCTGCAGCCTCAACGGGACCGGCAGTAGAAGCACTGAACAGCGCAGGTTTTTCATTGAGTAATATGTTTTTCGGATTTGTCCCGGGTAGTATTGGTGAAACATCAACCATCGCCATCCTGATTGGAGCTGCCATTTTGCTTATTACTGGTGTTGGAAGCTGGCGTATCATGCTGGCTACAACTCTGGGAGCCTATGGTATGGCACTAATAGTCCAGTTCTTTGGTGGTGATGTTGCTGGAGGTATGCGAAGCTTGCCTGCACATTATCATTTAGTCATGGGTGGTTTCATGTTTGGTATGGTATTCATGGCTACCGACCCCGTATCTGCTGCTGGAACCAATGCAGGTAAATGGGCTTATGGAATTTTAATCGGTGTCATGGCCATCCTGATCCGAGTTTTCAACCCGGCATATCCAGAAGGCATGATGTTGGCCATTTTATTTGGAAATGTATTCTCGCCCATGATTGACCACTTCGTGGTTCAGGCAAACATTAAAAGGAGGCTGAATTATGGCAAGTAA
- the nqrC gene encoding NADH:ubiquinone reductase (Na(+)-transporting) subunit C, whose amino-acid sequence MASKPRITKAYTLGFAAAVTMVCSILLASAATLLKERQDQNIQLDIKYNILSVLGLVESHDVEPAKLLSLYDENVTTFVVDLKGQLVEGRKAENIDPRKNPGLLPVYTRRENGEIVAYCLPTQGKALWSTVKGYIALENDLNTVKGITFYSHAETPGLGGEIDKEWFTSNFKGKTIRNSAGEIVSIEVVKGKIRDGDKGIEHKVDGISGATLTGNGLNEFIKTTLEKYEPYFTIIRGGSS is encoded by the coding sequence ATGGCAAGTAAGCCTCGTATTACCAAAGCATACACACTTGGTTTTGCAGCAGCAGTAACCATGGTGTGCAGCATATTGCTGGCTTCTGCAGCGACCCTGCTCAAGGAGCGTCAAGATCAAAATATCCAGCTGGATATAAAGTACAATATTTTGAGTGTCCTTGGTCTGGTTGAGAGCCACGATGTAGAGCCAGCCAAACTACTTTCACTCTATGATGAGAATGTAACCACTTTCGTTGTAGATCTAAAAGGTCAGCTGGTTGAAGGTCGGAAGGCTGAGAATATTGATCCCAGAAAAAATCCAGGTCTGTTGCCTGTATATACCCGCAGGGAAAATGGTGAAATTGTGGCCTATTGTCTACCCACCCAGGGCAAGGCACTTTGGTCCACGGTTAAAGGTTATATCGCGCTTGAAAATGATCTCAACACGGTAAAAGGTATCACCTTTTACAGCCATGCGGAGACGCCTGGTCTGGGTGGCGAAATTGACAAGGAGTGGTTTACCTCAAACTTTAAGGGCAAAACCATTCGAAATAGTGCTGGTGAGATTGTCTCAATCGAAGTGGTTAAGGGAAAAATTCGAGATGGCGATAAAGGTATCGAGCATAAGGTAGACGGTATCAGTGGCGCTACTCTAACAGGTAACGGATTGAATGAATTTATCAAAACAACTCTGGAAAAATATGAGCCCTACTTCACCATTATACGGGGAGGTTCGTCATGA
- a CDS encoding NADH:ubiquinone reductase (Na(+)-transporting) subunit D: MSLLSKKNMVFLKDPLMDNNPIATQVLGICSALAVTVQMQTAIVMSIAVIVVISFSNVLISLIRNKVPSNIRIIVELAIVATLVILVDQVLKAFLYDISKQLSVFVGLIITNCIVLGRAEAFALQNKPWPSFLDGLGNGLGYSMFLIAVAFGREILGSGSLLGVQLIPDAAYAAGYQNMGLMVLAPGAFILLGLLIWVQRTITGTVAD, from the coding sequence ATGAGTCTATTAAGTAAAAAGAACATGGTATTTCTCAAAGATCCACTCATGGACAACAACCCCATTGCAACACAAGTTTTGGGAATTTGCTCTGCTCTCGCCGTAACGGTGCAGATGCAAACAGCTATTGTGATGTCCATCGCTGTGATTGTTGTGATCTCATTTTCGAATGTGTTGATCTCATTAATCAGGAATAAAGTTCCTTCAAATATCAGAATTATTGTTGAGCTGGCCATTGTGGCCACACTTGTGATTCTGGTAGATCAGGTATTGAAAGCTTTCTTGTATGATATCAGTAAACAGTTGAGTGTATTTGTCGGACTGATTATTACCAACTGTATTGTACTTGGAAGAGCAGAAGCCTTTGCACTCCAAAACAAACCCTGGCCAAGTTTTTTGGATGGACTTGGGAATGGTCTTGGTTACAGCATGTTTCTGATTGCAGTGGCTTTTGGCCGCGAAATATTGGGATCTGGATCCCTGCTTGGAGTCCAGCTAATTCCTGATGCTGCCTATGCAGCAGGCTATCAAAATATGGGCTTAATGGTGTTAGCCCCAGGAGCCTTTATTTTACTCGGACTACTTATCTGGGTGCAACGCACAATAACCGGCACGGTTGCGGACTAG
- the nqrE gene encoding NADH:ubiquinone reductase (Na(+)-transporting) subunit E codes for MENLISLFVESVFVNNILLAYFLGMCSFLAVSKRVDTAIGLGAAVIFVEVITVPTNWALHHYLLAPGALAWAGLPNVDLSFLGFISYIAVIAALVQLVEMIIDKYSPSLYSALGIFLPLIAVNCAILGASLFMVEREYTFVESAVFGLGSGTGFALAIAAMAAIREKLRYSHIPDGLRGLGITMLITGLMAMAFMSFSGISL; via the coding sequence ATGGAAAATCTAATTAGTTTATTCGTTGAATCAGTCTTCGTCAATAATATCCTCCTGGCATACTTCCTGGGAATGTGTTCCTTCCTGGCGGTTTCAAAGCGAGTTGATACGGCTATTGGGCTTGGTGCAGCTGTAATCTTTGTAGAGGTCATCACGGTTCCAACGAACTGGGCATTGCATCATTATCTTTTGGCTCCTGGAGCACTTGCCTGGGCCGGTCTTCCAAATGTCGATCTAAGCTTTTTGGGCTTCATATCCTATATCGCTGTGATTGCAGCCCTGGTTCAACTGGTGGAAATGATCATAGACAAGTACAGCCCCAGTCTTTATAGTGCACTTGGTATCTTCCTGCCCCTCATAGCCGTAAACTGTGCCATTCTAGGTGCTTCCCTTTTTATGGTAGAAAGAGAATATACCTTTGTTGAATCAGCCGTATTTGGGCTTGGTTCAGGAACAGGTTTTGCCCTGGCCATTGCTGCCATGGCAGCCATTCGAGAGAAACTTCGCTATTCGCATATACCTGATGGCTTACGCGGATTAGGTATCACCATGTTAATCACTGGACTCATGGCTATGGCTTTCATGAGTTTTTCCGGCATAAGTCTGTAA